One Methanococcus voltae genomic region harbors:
- a CDS encoding protein-glutamate methylesterase/protein-glutamine glutaminase: MKKIKAIVVDDSAFMRKVVEDILNTDPGIEVVGTAKDGKEAVELVNKLKPDIVTMDVEMPIMDGIEATKNIMQTCATPILMLSAVTRDGSETTLKALENGAVDFIQKPSGSVSLDIREISEKIIKKVKDVSKSTVRPLKFTKMQSSITPKADDIVSKNTNTNANSDTGANNNNLERENAGLNNPNLENTLSKIGIMMGSSTGGPPVVSEIISRLPMGMPPIFVVQHMPAGFTRVFAERIDRIAKLKVVEASNGMLIKPNHVYIAPGDTQMLLKRRGNNKYIEIDPNMPKLHGTKPTVDITAEYVANIYGNNSLGIILTGIGKDGAVGMRNIKEKGGYTIGQNKESCIVYGMPKTAYELNALNDVLPPSQIPQKIEKCVERYVQKLGSR, from the coding sequence ATGAAGAAAATAAAGGCTATTGTCGTAGATGATTCCGCATTCATGCGAAAAGTTGTAGAAGATATCTTAAACACAGACCCCGGAATTGAAGTTGTAGGTACTGCGAAAGATGGAAAAGAAGCGGTTGAATTAGTAAACAAATTAAAACCTGACATTGTAACAATGGATGTTGAAATGCCTATTATGGATGGTATTGAAGCAACTAAAAACATAATGCAGACTTGTGCTACACCGATCCTTATGCTTTCTGCAGTAACTCGTGATGGTTCAGAAACTACATTGAAAGCTCTTGAAAATGGTGCAGTAGATTTTATACAGAAACCTTCTGGCTCAGTATCATTAGATATTCGTGAAATATCCGAAAAAATTATTAAAAAGGTTAAGGACGTTTCAAAATCAACAGTCAGACCGTTAAAATTTACAAAAATGCAGTCTTCCATAACTCCAAAAGCAGATGACATTGTTTCAAAGAATACCAATACAAATGCGAACTCCGATACCGGTGCCAATAATAACAACTTAGAACGTGAAAATGCAGGATTAAATAATCCAAATTTAGAAAATACCCTTTCTAAAATTGGAATTATGATGGGTTCATCTACAGGTGGTCCTCCAGTAGTTTCTGAAATAATATCAAGATTACCAATGGGAATGCCCCCAATATTTGTTGTTCAACACATGCCTGCAGGATTTACAAGAGTTTTTGCAGAAAGAATTGATAGAATAGCAAAATTAAAAGTTGTTGAAGCTTCAAATGGTATGTTAATAAAGCCTAATCACGTCTATATTGCCCCGGGCGATACCCAAATGCTATTAAAAAGACGGGGAAATAATAAATATATTGAAATAGACCCGAACATGCCCAAACTTCACGGTACAAAACCAACTGTGGATATTACTGCTGAATACGTTGCAAATATTTATGGAAATAATTCTTTAGGAATTATTTTAACAGGTATTGGAAAAGACGGTGCAGTAGGAATGAGGAACATTAAAGAAAAAGGTGGGTACACGATAGGTCAAAATAAAGAGAGTTGCATTGTTTACGGAATGCCAAAAACTGCTTACGAATTAAATGCGTTAAATGACGTTTTACCACCAAGCCAAATACCTCAAAAAATAGAAAAATGCGTTGAAAGATACGTTCAAAAATTAGGGAGTAGATAA
- a CDS encoding adenosylhomocysteinase, giving the protein MSKVKDMSLAKEGHMKMEWAKNHMPVLASIREEFKKTKPFEGIKLGMALHLEAKTAILAETMMEGGAKIIITGCNPLSTQDDVAAACVERGMEVYAWRGETNEEYYENLNKVLDAKPDVVIDDGADLIFLLHTKRTELLDSIMGGCEETTTGVIRLKAMAQEGALKFPVINVNDADTKHLFDNRYGTGQSALDGILRTTNLLMAGKTVVVAGYGWCGRGVAMRADGHGASVIVTEVDPIRALEARMDGYQVMPMCEACKLGDVFVTTTGCKDILRTEHFLLMKDGAVLSNAGHFDNEINKDNLNDLASEINVVRNNIEEYNINNKRIYLLGEGRLVNLACADGHPCEVMDMSFANQALGAKNIVENYKNMENSVYEIPYEQDAKIALLKLKSMGSEIDELTPEQKKYLNDWKEGT; this is encoded by the coding sequence ATGAGCAAAGTAAAAGATATGAGCCTTGCGAAAGAAGGACATATGAAAATGGAATGGGCAAAAAACCACATGCCAGTTTTAGCTTCCATAAGAGAAGAATTTAAGAAAACAAAACCTTTTGAAGGTATTAAATTAGGTATGGCATTACACCTTGAAGCAAAAACTGCAATTCTTGCAGAAACCATGATGGAAGGTGGTGCTAAAATTATTATTACAGGTTGCAATCCTCTTTCAACCCAAGACGATGTAGCTGCAGCTTGTGTTGAACGTGGAATGGAAGTTTACGCTTGGAGAGGCGAAACAAACGAAGAATACTACGAAAACTTAAACAAAGTTTTGGATGCAAAACCTGATGTAGTTATTGACGATGGTGCAGATTTAATCTTTTTATTGCACACAAAAAGAACCGAATTATTAGACTCAATAATGGGCGGTTGCGAAGAAACCACTACGGGAGTAATCAGATTAAAAGCAATGGCACAGGAAGGGGCTTTGAAATTCCCTGTTATCAACGTTAACGATGCAGATACAAAGCACTTATTCGATAACAGATACGGAACTGGTCAAAGTGCACTCGACGGTATTTTAAGAACCACTAATTTATTAATGGCTGGAAAAACTGTTGTAGTAGCAGGTTACGGCTGGTGCGGTAGAGGTGTAGCAATGAGGGCAGACGGACACGGTGCAAGTGTAATTGTAACCGAAGTTGACCCTATTAGAGCACTCGAAGCAAGAATGGACGGATACCAAGTAATGCCAATGTGCGAAGCTTGTAAATTAGGTGACGTATTTGTTACAACTACAGGATGTAAAGACATCTTAAGAACTGAACACTTCTTATTAATGAAAGATGGTGCAGTTTTATCAAATGCAGGACACTTCGATAATGAAATCAACAAAGATAACTTAAATGATTTAGCAAGTGAAATAAATGTTGTTAGAAACAATATTGAAGAATATAACATAAACAACAAAAGAATCTACTTGTTAGGTGAAGGAAGACTTGTAAACTTAGCTTGTGCAGACGGTCACCCTTGTGAAGTTATGGACATGAGTTTTGCAAACCAAGCTTTGGGTGCAAAAAACATTGTTGAAAACTACAAAAATATGGAAAATAGCGTCTATGAAATCCCATACGAACAAGATGCTAAGATAGCACTCTTAAAATTAAAATCAATGGGTTCAGAAATTGACGAATTAACCCCCGAACAGAAAAAGTACTTAAATGATTGGAAAGAAGGAACATAA
- a CDS encoding ribonuclease P protein component 4, translated as MRKSKKANQNLRNIVIERIDILMNLAEKETKRGNTDRVKRYVTLSRKLAMKIRMSFPKQWKRQVCKNCDSFLIYGLNSTVRTNPKESCVTITCLECGNIVRIPYVKEKKLKRQLKYKERTENSNLIENPAVDNN; from the coding sequence ATGCGGAAAAGTAAAAAAGCGAATCAAAATTTAAGAAACATTGTAATTGAAAGAATTGACATTTTAATGAATCTTGCTGAAAAAGAAACTAAAAGGGGAAACACGGATAGAGTAAAAAGATACGTTACATTAAGCCGAAAATTAGCAATGAAAATTAGAATGTCATTCCCTAAGCAATGGAAAAGACAGGTATGTAAAAATTGTGACTCTTTCTTAATTTACGGGTTAAACTCTACCGTTCGTACAAATCCAAAAGAGTCCTGTGTAACCATAACATGTTTAGAATGCGGAAATATTGTTAGAATTCCCTATGTAAAAGAGAAAAAGCTCAAAAGACAGTTAAAATATAAAGAAAGGACTGAAAATTCAAATTTAATTGAAAATCCTGCTGTAGACAACAATTAA
- a CDS encoding chemotaxis protein CheW, whose product MEDIPKVVVFKLSTNEYGLRVNEVREVLKLQDITAIPNTPSYISGVTNIRGEIMPIIDLRKKLNLFDSVDTPEGDMLVMVVEIDGIPIGILVDFVSDVMQISSENIEEIEGIKKNSNGEYIEGIAKIGNRLIIILNIKNLIDPQEF is encoded by the coding sequence ATGGAAGATATTCCAAAAGTTGTAGTATTTAAGCTTTCTACAAACGAATATGGTTTAAGGGTTAACGAAGTAAGGGAAGTTTTAAAACTTCAAGATATTACGGCAATTCCGAACACCCCAAGTTATATTTCTGGTGTAACAAACATTAGGGGCGAAATTATGCCAATAATAGATTTAAGAAAAAAATTAAATCTATTTGATAGCGTTGATACACCAGAAGGCGATATGCTCGTCATGGTTGTTGAAATAGATGGCATACCTATTGGAATTTTGGTTGATTTCGTAAGTGATGTTATGCAAATTTCCTCTGAAAACATTGAAGAAATTGAAGGAATTAAGAAAAATTCAAATGGAGAATACATTGAAGGAATTGCTAAAATTGGCAATAGATTAATCATTATATTAAATATTAAAAACTTAATTGACCCCCAAGAGTTTTAA
- a CDS encoding dihydroorotate dehydrogenase electron transfer subunit, with protein MERPQMCEIKEIIKESPTVKTFILNREFNFKGGQFAMVWVPEYDEKPFGFSNKNGFSVANVGRTTSKMHEMQEGELLGIRGPYGNGFETFGDNIIAVAGGIGSAPIIPTVEEFAKQNIDVTTILGGRTRDELLFLDRFENVSNTIPCTDDGTFGYNGFTTNKLIEILEQRKEENISTDCLITCGPEIMMKKVVEIAKNYNIPVQLSLERYMKCGIGICGQCSVDDEGYCICKDGPVFWDNKLNMIKEFGKYRRDASGAKI; from the coding sequence CTGGAAAGACCGCAAATGTGCGAAATTAAAGAAATTATAAAGGAAAGTCCCACCGTAAAAACGTTTATATTAAACAGAGAATTTAATTTTAAAGGTGGACAATTCGCAATGGTTTGGGTACCAGAATACGATGAAAAACCTTTCGGATTTTCAAATAAAAATGGTTTTAGTGTTGCAAATGTAGGTCGAACTACATCAAAAATGCACGAAATGCAAGAAGGGGAACTCTTAGGTATTAGAGGACCTTACGGGAATGGCTTTGAAACTTTTGGAGATAATATAATAGCGGTAGCCGGCGGTATAGGTTCAGCCCCAATAATCCCTACTGTTGAAGAATTTGCAAAACAGAATATAGATGTAACTACAATTTTAGGCGGTAGAACCAGGGACGAATTATTATTCTTAGATAGATTTGAGAATGTAAGCAATACAATTCCATGTACTGACGACGGAACTTTTGGGTACAATGGTTTTACAACAAATAAGCTTATAGAAATCCTCGAACAGAGAAAAGAAGAAAATATTTCGACGGACTGCCTAATTACCTGTGGCCCTGAAATTATGATGAAAAAAGTCGTAGAAATCGCTAAGAATTACAACATACCTGTTCAGTTGTCTTTAGAAAGATATATGAAATGTGGAATAGGTATCTGTGGTCAATGTAGCGTTGATGATGAAGGCTACTGCATATGTAAAGATGGACCTGTATTTTGGGACAACAAATTGAATATGATAAAAGAATTTGGAAAATACAGAAGAGATGCAAGTGGTGCAAAAATTTAA
- the trmY gene encoding tRNA (pseudouridine(54)-N(1))-methyltransferase TrmY, translating to MKEFILKANKSATSGDINIKDLPGSAGRLDLVCRCVNSSFFLSHDLRRDTVFYSVHYGEPNAPLALKFVGDELKRLSPDERSIALFIKKALEKDSSKLWKESTSGIYTAKKEFRDIIVEKKNENYRIFYLHLNGKPLEECNLKLDEENDEDVLFVLGDHIGIGEEDEKFLDELGAERISLSPVELHADHCIILVHNALDKLKK from the coding sequence TTGAAAGAATTCATACTTAAAGCCAATAAATCAGCTACTTCTGGCGATATAAATATTAAAGACTTGCCGGGAAGTGCAGGTAGATTGGATTTAGTTTGTAGATGTGTAAATAGTTCGTTCTTTCTCTCCCATGATTTAAGAAGAGATACGGTATTTTATAGCGTTCATTACGGTGAACCTAATGCACCGCTTGCTTTGAAATTTGTAGGTGACGAATTAAAACGATTAAGCCCTGATGAAAGAAGTATTGCTCTTTTTATAAAGAAAGCTCTTGAAAAAGATAGTTCCAAACTATGGAAAGAAAGTACCTCTGGAATTTATACTGCTAAAAAAGAATTTAGAGATATAATTGTAGAAAAAAAGAACGAAAACTACAGGATATTTTATTTACATTTGAACGGTAAACCTCTTGAAGAATGTAATTTAAAATTAGATGAAGAGAACGATGAAGACGTATTGTTCGTACTTGGTGACCATATTGGTATAGGCGAAGAAGATGAGAAGTTTTTAGACGAATTAGGGGCTGAAAGAATTTCATTATCACCAGTAGAATTGCACGCAGACCATTGCATAATTTTAGTGCATAACGCATTAGATAAATTAAAAAAATAA
- a CDS encoding phage infection protein — protein MNMSDSVEELNIDTGLDLEELENSMASELNTQAESLKHSMDNILNKIKFAVQSDDEDLKSVKDDINKISSNCEADEPLEMNSEILRIINNKLDVLIDAKDEQNLMLKKISEDIDDMLIKIDKSADLIMANFENQNARFDNLLELLQDILEGIQEIKGLLSDMNMKNMSKASNVVDNLKTKIDSYMSTDDAGIAGY, from the coding sequence ATGAATATGTCTGATAGTGTTGAGGAACTAAATATAGATACTGGTTTAGACTTAGAGGAATTGGAAAACAGCATGGCGAGTGAATTAAACACTCAAGCTGAAAGTTTAAAGCATTCTATGGATAATATATTGAATAAAATAAAATTCGCTGTTCAAAGTGATGATGAAGATTTAAAATCCGTAAAAGATGATATAAACAAAATTTCTTCGAATTGTGAAGCAGATGAACCTTTGGAAATGAATTCTGAAATATTACGAATAATAAATAACAAATTAGATGTTTTAATTGATGCAAAAGACGAGCAAAATCTTATGCTTAAAAAAATAAGCGAAGATATCGACGATATGCTTATTAAAATTGACAAAAGTGCTGATTTAATTATGGCAAACTTTGAAAATCAGAACGCAAGATTTGACAACTTATTAGAGCTTTTACAGGATATCTTAGAAGGTATTCAAGAGATTAAAGGGTTACTTTCTGATATGAATATGAAAAATATGAGCAAAGCGTCAAATGTTGTAGATAATTTGAAAACTAAAATCGATAGCTACATGAGCACTGATGATGCAGGCATTGCAGGATATTAA
- the asnB gene encoding asparagine synthase (glutamine-hydrolyzing), whose protein sequence is MCSITGVISKDDDPSSSRNTERLLLTMTKILKHRGQDMSGMMLDDDVIYFKNFDELEDESIHNSKFSSSRVHLGHNRLAIVGEAVQPLPNCDESIWIVCNGEVYNYMELNDDLCEKHCFKTDTDTEVILHAYEDHIEDRLDGDFAYAIYDKEKNIVVLRRDLMGVKPLYYMDLENHFVFASEKKALYYALMELKNYTYEEAFNSEVIKRLNPNSELIYHLDNNEIAIHENLEEIVTEYYNYNYNTVNYDYKYCRNELNNVLNQSVSKRVRGLEKVGIIYSGGVDSTLVAKLASENCKEVILYTVGTEGSEDVYFAEKAAKDLNLKLRKKILTEDDFENYLLKVANAIDELNVMKLGVGIPIFAASEMAKEDGIKVVLSGQGADELFAGYNRYKRTLAEKGKEGLEKELYHDSMNIYKVNLERDDHCTMANGVELRVPFLDKNVVNVALSMPVEYKITKDEDAENSKNEHWKRILRDVARDYVPDYIADRPKKAAQYGSGSEKTIYHVARSHGYSKRNIETFLKDYVFNKMEENITQYLNPDNQDQEFESSEFVDSKNMDKINNLKKSNNSKVIKDGIKYA, encoded by the coding sequence ATGTGTTCAATAACTGGAGTAATCTCAAAGGATGATGACCCCTCGAGTAGTCGTAATACAGAGAGGCTGCTTTTAACAATGACAAAAATACTGAAGCATCGGGGTCAGGATATGTCAGGTATGATGCTTGATGACGATGTAATCTATTTTAAGAATTTTGATGAATTAGAAGACGAAAGTATACATAATTCAAAGTTTAGCTCAAGTAGAGTTCATTTAGGTCATAATAGACTTGCAATAGTGGGTGAAGCTGTTCAACCATTACCTAATTGTGACGAATCCATATGGATTGTATGTAACGGTGAAGTTTACAATTATATGGAATTAAACGATGATTTGTGTGAAAAACACTGTTTTAAAACTGATACTGATACTGAAGTGATATTACACGCATATGAAGACCATATCGAAGATAGACTCGATGGTGATTTCGCATATGCAATATATGACAAGGAAAAAAATATTGTAGTATTACGTAGGGATCTAATGGGTGTCAAACCACTTTATTATATGGATTTAGAAAATCATTTCGTATTTGCATCTGAAAAGAAGGCTTTATATTACGCATTAATGGAATTAAAAAATTATACGTATGAAGAAGCATTTAATTCAGAAGTAATAAAGCGTTTAAACCCAAATAGTGAATTAATTTATCATTTAGATAATAATGAAATTGCAATTCATGAAAATTTGGAAGAAATCGTTACAGAATATTATAATTACAATTATAATACGGTAAATTATGATTACAAGTACTGTAGAAATGAATTAAACAACGTACTTAATCAATCTGTAAGTAAACGTGTAAGGGGCTTAGAAAAAGTAGGTATTATCTATTCTGGTGGTGTAGATAGCACACTTGTAGCAAAACTAGCATCTGAAAACTGCAAAGAAGTTATACTTTATACTGTAGGTACTGAAGGCTCAGAAGACGTTTATTTTGCAGAAAAAGCTGCAAAGGATTTAAATTTAAAGCTTAGGAAAAAAATATTAACTGAAGATGACTTTGAAAATTACTTGCTAAAAGTTGCTAATGCAATTGACGAATTAAACGTTATGAAACTTGGCGTAGGTATCCCAATATTTGCAGCTTCTGAAATGGCAAAAGAAGATGGAATAAAGGTTGTATTATCCGGACAAGGTGCTGATGAGCTTTTTGCAGGTTACAACCGTTATAAAAGAACACTCGCTGAAAAAGGAAAAGAAGGACTCGAAAAAGAACTTTACCACGATTCTATGAATATCTATAAAGTTAATTTGGAAAGAGACGACCACTGTACCATGGCGAATGGTGTAGAATTGAGAGTTCCGTTTTTAGATAAAAACGTTGTAAATGTGGCTCTTTCAATGCCTGTCGAGTACAAAATTACAAAAGACGAAGACGCTGAAAACAGTAAAAATGAACATTGGAAAAGGATTCTTAGGGACGTTGCAAGGGATTACGTGCCAGATTACATAGCAGACCGTCCAAAAAAAGCAGCACAATACGGTAGTGGTAGTGAAAAAACCATTTACCACGTTGCAAGAAGTCACGGTTATTCAAAAAGAAATATTGAAACTTTCTTAAAAGATTATGTATTCAATAAAATGGAAGAAAATATAACCCAATACTTAAATCCCGATAATCAAGACCAAGAATTTGAAAGTTCTGAATTCGTAGATTCAAAAAATATGGACAAAATAAATAATTTGAAAAAATCAAATAATTCAAAAGTTATTAAAGATGGCATTAAATATGCCTAG
- the dapB gene encoding 4-hydroxy-tetrahydrodipicolinate reductase has protein sequence MIKIAVTGAVGRMGSGIIQNILENEDMELVAGIEAPGNPKKGLDIGEVIGVGKLGIPVSTADELEKVLSEAKPDVLVDFTAPAPCVGTVKTASKLGINLVIGTTGFTAEQRAEMETAIKENGVSAVISQNYAIGVNIFFKTLELLADKLSNYDIEIVEMHHKHKKDAPSGTALRAAEIIQENLNRDSNVIYGREGITGARTKEEICIHALRGGDVVGDHTVIFAEDGERLELSHKACSRQPLISGALIAVRYIVDKKAGIYNTFDVLGLNE, from the coding sequence ATGATAAAAATAGCAGTTACAGGAGCCGTAGGGAGAATGGGAAGCGGTATTATACAAAATATCTTAGAAAACGAAGATATGGAATTAGTTGCAGGTATTGAAGCACCTGGAAACCCTAAAAAAGGTTTAGATATTGGTGAAGTTATTGGCGTTGGAAAACTTGGAATCCCTGTTTCTACAGCTGATGAATTAGAAAAAGTACTAAGTGAAGCTAAACCTGATGTACTTGTAGACTTCACAGCACCAGCCCCTTGCGTTGGTACAGTTAAAACAGCTTCAAAATTAGGTATAAACTTGGTAATTGGAACCACAGGGTTTACAGCTGAACAAAGAGCTGAAATGGAAACCGCTATAAAAGAAAACGGTGTTTCTGCAGTAATTTCCCAAAACTATGCCATTGGCGTAAACATATTCTTTAAAACATTAGAATTATTGGCTGACAAATTAAGCAACTACGATATTGAAATCGTAGAAATGCACCACAAACATAAAAAAGATGCACCAAGTGGAACAGCTTTAAGAGCTGCTGAAATTATACAAGAAAATCTCAACAGAGATTCAAACGTTATATACGGAAGAGAAGGCATAACCGGTGCAAGAACTAAGGAAGAAATCTGCATACACGCTTTAAGAGGTGGCGATGTAGTCGGAGACCATACTGTGATATTTGCAGAAGATGGTGAGAGATTAGAATTAAGCCATAAAGCATGCAGTAGACAGCCACTTATATCTGGCGCATTGATTGCTGTTAGATACATAGTTGATAAAAAAGCAGGAATATACAACACTTTTGATGTATTAGGACTTAATGAATAA